A single region of the Polyangiaceae bacterium genome encodes:
- the uvrA gene encoding excinuclease ABC subunit UvrA: MELDHIIVTGAREHNLKAVTVRFPKKKLVVFSGVSGSGKSSLAFDTLYAEGQRRYVESLSAYARQFLGRLDKPKFDTIRGLAPAVSIEQKATNVNPRSTVGTITEIADYLRVLYARVGTQHCPQCDRPVLGQTPERICETLLAEAAGQSVTLLARVLENRKGEHRELLAGLRSDGHVRVRLDGEILRLEQLEALEKRKKHDLDVVVDRLRVEASSRGRLAESVERALSLGQGTLRALVGGDERLFSRDNSCLHCRISFSALTPQAFSFNSPQGMCPECHGLGTLSTIDPDRVVVDKSLTIDEGAIVVWGEDASKKKGWAHGFRGQILTHLKIPADRPFRKLTQRQQEILFWGTGDKRYTVIWKAQKGSGSGKFEVTWEGLIPRLTRRFSSTTSERAKRWYARFMGDAPCRSCGGARLRAESAAVRVGDKSLVDVGALTVSDAVAFFAALELRGASQEIASEVLKEVRARLGFLEAVGLGYLSLDRPGPSLSGGEAQRIRLASQVGSELTGVLYILDEPSIGLHQRDNQRLIDTLLRLRDIGNSVVVVEHDEDTLRAADWVVDFGPGAGVHGGEVVFTGTPRQLQSAKASLTGQYLSGRETISTPEARRPPSGWVTVEGAAANNLKDIDVPLPLGVLVAVTGVSGAGKSTLVNDILVPALARSEEARPAAHRGIEGSEQVERVILVDQRPIGRTPRSNPATYVKAFDEIRNLFAELPDARMRGMKPGRFSFNVKGGRCEACEGDGVRKVEMHFLADVYVRCDECQGRRFNEATLAVRYRDKSIAEVLDLTIDEAREIFAAHPKIRAPLDLLSEVGVGYLHLGQPSPTLSGGEAQRIKLARELGKRTQPGTLYVLDEPTTGLHFHDVKKLLVVLHRLVDAGNTVIVVEHNLDVIKNADFVVDLGPEGGPAGGRLVASGTPEQVAKSAASHTGRFLRGALKLKAPARAKQGSRPRRANGAARAMVRN, translated from the coding sequence ATGGAACTCGATCACATCATCGTCACCGGCGCCCGCGAGCACAATTTGAAGGCCGTCACGGTGCGCTTCCCCAAGAAGAAGCTGGTCGTGTTTTCCGGCGTGAGCGGTTCCGGCAAGAGTTCGCTGGCTTTCGATACCCTCTACGCCGAGGGCCAAAGACGCTACGTGGAATCCCTGAGCGCGTACGCGCGCCAGTTCTTGGGTCGCTTGGACAAGCCGAAGTTCGACACCATCCGCGGGTTGGCGCCAGCGGTGAGCATCGAGCAGAAGGCGACCAACGTGAATCCGCGCTCTACGGTGGGGACGATCACGGAGATCGCGGACTACTTGCGTGTGCTTTACGCGAGGGTGGGAACGCAACATTGCCCGCAGTGCGATCGCCCCGTGCTCGGTCAGACGCCCGAGCGCATTTGCGAGACCCTGTTGGCCGAGGCAGCAGGACAGAGCGTGACGCTGCTGGCGCGAGTACTGGAAAACCGCAAGGGTGAGCATCGCGAGCTCCTCGCCGGCCTGCGCAGTGACGGCCACGTGCGCGTGCGCTTGGACGGCGAAATCCTGCGCTTGGAGCAGCTGGAGGCGCTCGAGAAGCGCAAGAAGCACGATTTGGACGTCGTGGTGGACCGCCTTCGCGTCGAAGCGTCGTCCCGGGGCAGACTCGCGGAGAGCGTGGAACGAGCGCTGAGCCTAGGGCAGGGAACCTTGCGCGCCCTGGTGGGCGGCGACGAGCGACTCTTCAGTCGCGACAACTCGTGCCTGCATTGCCGAATCTCTTTTTCGGCGCTGACGCCGCAGGCCTTCTCCTTCAACAGCCCCCAGGGCATGTGCCCGGAGTGTCACGGCCTCGGCACGCTTTCCACCATCGATCCTGATCGCGTGGTGGTCGACAAGTCCCTGACCATCGACGAAGGAGCGATCGTAGTCTGGGGTGAAGACGCTTCGAAGAAGAAGGGTTGGGCCCACGGTTTCCGGGGGCAAATCCTGACGCATCTCAAGATCCCCGCGGATCGTCCTTTTCGCAAACTGACTCAGCGCCAACAGGAGATCCTATTCTGGGGCACAGGCGACAAGCGCTACACGGTGATTTGGAAAGCGCAAAAGGGAAGCGGCTCCGGCAAGTTCGAAGTGACCTGGGAAGGCCTCATTCCACGGCTCACGCGGCGATTCTCCAGCACGACGTCGGAACGCGCCAAGCGCTGGTACGCCCGATTCATGGGAGACGCGCCTTGCCGTAGCTGCGGCGGTGCACGTTTGCGGGCGGAGAGCGCGGCGGTGCGCGTCGGCGACAAGAGTCTGGTCGACGTCGGTGCTCTGACCGTCAGTGATGCCGTTGCCTTCTTTGCAGCCCTCGAGCTGCGTGGCGCCTCGCAAGAGATCGCCAGCGAGGTACTGAAAGAAGTGCGAGCGCGTCTGGGATTCCTGGAAGCGGTCGGCCTTGGCTATCTGTCTCTGGATCGTCCGGGGCCCAGCCTTTCGGGTGGTGAGGCGCAGCGCATTCGCCTGGCGAGCCAAGTTGGATCTGAGCTGACCGGAGTGCTCTACATCTTGGACGAGCCTTCGATCGGGCTACATCAACGGGACAACCAGCGGCTGATCGACACGCTGCTTCGCCTGCGCGACATTGGTAACTCCGTCGTGGTGGTGGAGCACGACGAGGACACCCTGCGCGCGGCCGACTGGGTGGTGGACTTTGGGCCTGGGGCCGGGGTCCACGGCGGAGAAGTGGTGTTCACTGGCACGCCGCGGCAGTTGCAGAGCGCCAAGGCGTCGCTGACGGGCCAGTACTTGTCGGGACGCGAGACGATCTCCACCCCCGAGGCGCGGCGCCCGCCGTCGGGCTGGGTCACGGTGGAAGGCGCTGCTGCAAACAACTTGAAGGATATCGACGTCCCGCTGCCTCTCGGCGTGCTCGTCGCAGTGACGGGCGTGAGCGGCGCCGGCAAGAGCACCTTGGTCAACGACATCCTGGTGCCGGCGCTGGCGCGGAGCGAAGAAGCGCGTCCGGCGGCCCACCGCGGCATCGAAGGCAGCGAGCAAGTGGAGCGCGTGATTCTCGTCGATCAACGTCCCATCGGTCGCACCCCGCGCAGCAATCCTGCCACCTACGTGAAGGCCTTCGACGAGATTCGCAATCTCTTCGCCGAACTGCCGGACGCGCGCATGCGCGGCATGAAGCCGGGCCGCTTCTCCTTCAACGTCAAGGGTGGACGCTGTGAAGCCTGCGAAGGCGACGGCGTGCGCAAGGTGGAGATGCACTTTCTGGCGGACGTGTACGTTCGCTGCGACGAGTGTCAGGGCCGACGCTTCAACGAGGCCACCCTCGCCGTGCGGTATCGGGACAAGTCCATCGCCGAAGTGCTCGATCTGACCATCGACGAAGCTCGCGAGATCTTCGCGGCGCACCCGAAGATCCGCGCCCCGTTGGATCTGCTCAGCGAGGTAGGCGTGGGCTATCTGCACTTGGGACAGCCGTCCCCCACGCTCTCGGGGGGAGAAGCGCAGCGCATCAAGCTGGCGCGGGAGTTGGGCAAGCGAACGCAACCGGGGACCCTGTACGTGCTGGACGAGCCCACCACCGGGTTGCACTTTCACGACGTGAAGAAGCTCTTGGTCGTGCTGCATCGCTTGGTGGACGCCGGCAACACGGTGATCGTGGTCGAGCACAATCTGGATGTGATCAAGAACGCCGACTTCGTCGTGGATCTCGGTCCCGAAGGCGGCCCCGCGGGCGGGCGACTCGTCGCCAGTGGGACCCCGGAGCAAGTCGCGAAGAGCGCGGCGTCGCACACGGGACGCTTCTTGCGGGGTGCGCTGAAGCTGAAGGCTCCGGCGCGGGCGAAGCAGGGCTCTCGGCCCCGTCGGGCGAACGGCGCAGCCCGGGCGATGGTCCGCAACTGA
- a CDS encoding retroviral-like aspartic protease family protein produces MAKLKLSNNTDRDMAARGLIAANEVRSIEIEALVDTGATQLALPADVVEQLGLPASGTRKARDAQGVVIDLPWVGGVRLELLGREMTCDALVVPTGATALIGQIVLEQLDLLVDPKSRELCVNPESPDVPLLDLMHVA; encoded by the coding sequence ATGGCGAAACTGAAGCTCAGCAACAATACGGACCGAGATATGGCCGCGCGCGGCCTGATCGCGGCCAACGAAGTGCGAAGCATCGAGATCGAGGCGCTGGTGGACACGGGCGCCACGCAGCTTGCGCTTCCGGCGGACGTGGTGGAGCAACTGGGCCTGCCAGCCTCGGGAACGCGAAAAGCCCGGGACGCGCAGGGCGTCGTCATCGATCTGCCTTGGGTGGGTGGCGTGCGCTTGGAGTTGCTCGGGCGCGAGATGACCTGCGACGCCCTGGTCGTGCCCACCGGCGCGACCGCGCTCATCGGCCAAATCGTCTTGGAACAACTCGATCTACTCGTTGATCCCAAATCGCGAGAGTTGTGCGTCAATCCCGAGAGTCCGGACGTGCCGCTGCTGGATCTGATGCACGTCGCCTGA